Within Burkholderiales bacterium, the genomic segment GCCGGGCGGATCCCGCACCGGCAAGAATGCGGCTCAAGGAGGAGAACCATGGAGCTTTCCGAGAAGCACCGGGAGTACTGGCGGAGAAATATCTCGCTCACGGCCGTCCTGCTCGCCGTCTGGTTCGTCGTCACTTTCGTGCTGGGGTATTTCGCGATCCCGCTTTCGGAATTCAACTTCCTGGGATTCCC encodes:
- a CDS encoding DUF4212 domain-containing protein, encoding MELSEKHREYWRRNISLTAVLLAVWFVVTFVLGYFAIPLSEFNFLGFPFSFYMAAQGSLIIYVILIWLYARRMGRLDREYDVAEGEE